One segment of Vibrio mimicus DNA contains the following:
- the rplM gene encoding 50S ribosomal protein L13: protein MKTFVAKPETVKRDWYVVDAEGKTLGRLASEIASRLRGKHKAEYTPHVDTGDYIIVVNAEKVTVTGNKAKNKMYHRHSEFPGGLKSFSFEKLIERKPEMVLELAVKGMLPKGPLGRAMYRKLKVYAGAEHNHAAQQPKVLDI, encoded by the coding sequence ATGAAAACTTTCGTTGCTAAACCAGAAACTGTAAAACGCGACTGGTACGTTGTAGACGCTGAAGGTAAAACTCTTGGCCGTCTAGCAAGTGAAATTGCATCTCGCCTACGTGGCAAACACAAAGCTGAATACACTCCGCACGTTGATACTGGTGATTACATCATCGTTGTTAACGCGGAGAAAGTTACTGTTACTGGTAACAAGGCTAAGAACAAAATGTACCACCGTCACTCTGAGTTCCCAGGTGGCCTGAAGTCATTCAGCTTCGAGAAGCTGATTGAGCGTAAGCCAGAAATGGTACTTGAGTTAGCGGTTAAAGGTATGTTGCCAAAAGGTCCTCTAGGCCGTGCTATGTACCGTAAGCTAAAAGTTTACGCTGGCGCTGAGCACAACCATGCTGCTCAACAACCAAAAGTACTGGACATCTAA
- the hpt gene encoding hypoxanthine phosphoribosyltransferase, with the protein MKHTVEVMISEQEVAKRIRELGQQITEHYQGSADLVLVGLLRGSFVFMADLARQIHLTHQVDFMTASSYGNSMESSRDVRILKDLDDDIKGKDVLLVEDIIDTGNTLNKVKEILALREPKSIRICTLLDKPTRREVDVEVNWVGFEIPDEFVVGVGIDYAQKYRHLPYIGKVVPLAE; encoded by the coding sequence ATGAAACACACAGTTGAAGTCATGATTTCTGAGCAGGAAGTCGCCAAACGCATTCGTGAATTAGGCCAACAGATCACTGAGCATTATCAAGGCAGCGCAGATTTAGTCTTGGTCGGATTGCTTCGTGGTTCCTTTGTTTTTATGGCGGATCTTGCTCGTCAAATTCATTTGACTCATCAAGTTGACTTTATGACTGCTTCTAGCTACGGCAATAGCATGGAAAGTTCACGTGATGTACGCATCCTGAAAGATCTCGACGATGACATCAAAGGTAAAGATGTGCTCTTAGTAGAAGACATTATCGATACTGGCAACACCCTCAATAAAGTAAAAGAGATACTGGCGTTGCGTGAGCCGAAGTCGATCCGCATTTGTACTTTGTTGGATAAACCGACTCGCCGTGAAGTCGATGTAGAAGTGAACTGGGTAGGTTTTGAAATTCCAGATGAATTTGTGGTGGGTGTTGGTATCGATTACGCGCAGAAATATCGTCATTTACCTTACATTGGCAAAGTGGTTCCTTTGGCTGAATAA
- a CDS encoding BON domain-containing protein, with protein sequence MKTIRLLILSSLLFTLTGCAGLFIAGAATTANIVTDPRSTQEIWQDNNVELEVAGLANKEPYRKDTRISAVSYRGTVVLLGQSRNDATLEQFIDQARQLKGVKELHNQVQIKIPLSVGEISNDSWITTKVKSALLTKSELNGIKIKVVTEDRVVYLFGYVSAEHADIAIDVARNIIGVKQVVKAFEYSQ encoded by the coding sequence ATGAAAACTATTAGACTACTTATCCTTTCCAGCTTGTTATTCACTCTTACTGGATGTGCAGGGCTATTTATTGCAGGAGCAGCAACAACAGCCAATATCGTCACCGACCCACGCAGCACTCAGGAAATTTGGCAAGATAACAACGTTGAGTTAGAGGTAGCAGGGCTTGCTAATAAAGAGCCCTATCGCAAAGATACCCGCATTTCTGCTGTCTCTTATCGAGGAACCGTTGTATTACTTGGACAATCCCGTAACGATGCAACGTTAGAGCAATTTATCGACCAAGCACGCCAACTCAAAGGAGTGAAAGAATTGCACAATCAAGTGCAAATTAAGATACCCCTTTCCGTTGGTGAAATTAGTAACGACAGTTGGATCACCACTAAAGTTAAATCAGCATTACTTACAAAATCAGAATTAAACGGCATTAAAATCAAGGTAGTGACTGAAGATCGTGTGGTTTACCTGTTTGGATACGTTTCAGCTGAACATGCGGATATCGCGATCGATGTAGCCAGAAACATCATCGGCGTAAAACAAGTCGTAAAAGCCTTCGAATACTCTCAGTGA
- the rsmI gene encoding 16S rRNA (cytidine(1402)-2'-O)-methyltransferase, translating into MTDNKSAPNGAPTLYIVPTPIGNLGDITQRALDVLAGVDMIAAEDTRHTGKLLAHFNISTKTFALHDHNEQQKAQILVDKLLSGLSIALVSDAGTPLISDPGYHLVTQCRQAGVKVVPLPGPCAVITALSASGLPSDSFSFEGFLPAKSKARKDKLLEIAKVARTCIFYESPHRICESLQDMLEVLGGEREVVLARELTKTFETIQGMPLAELIDWIAEDDNRKKGEMVLLVHGYRDKAEQELPDDALRTLAILTKELPLKKAAALVAEIHQLKKNALYKWGLDNLGE; encoded by the coding sequence ATGACAGATAATAAATCCGCACCAAATGGTGCTCCAACTCTTTATATTGTCCCAACCCCAATTGGAAATCTGGGTGACATCACACAACGAGCATTAGATGTACTAGCCGGTGTCGATATGATTGCTGCTGAAGATACGCGTCATACAGGTAAATTGTTAGCGCATTTTAACATTTCCACCAAAACCTTTGCGCTGCATGACCATAACGAACAGCAAAAGGCACAGATATTAGTGGATAAACTGTTATCAGGTCTGTCAATTGCACTGGTCTCCGATGCGGGTACACCACTGATCAGCGATCCAGGTTACCATTTAGTCACTCAATGTCGTCAAGCCGGCGTTAAAGTTGTGCCACTTCCTGGCCCATGCGCAGTGATCACAGCACTCAGCGCTTCTGGCCTTCCATCTGATAGCTTTAGTTTTGAAGGTTTTTTACCTGCGAAAAGCAAAGCACGCAAAGATAAACTGTTAGAGATAGCCAAAGTAGCGCGTACGTGTATTTTTTATGAATCGCCACATCGGATCTGCGAGTCACTGCAAGATATGTTAGAAGTTCTTGGTGGCGAGCGCGAGGTAGTATTGGCGCGTGAATTGACCAAGACCTTTGAAACTATTCAAGGAATGCCTTTGGCTGAGTTGATTGATTGGATCGCTGAAGATGATAACCGCAAAAAAGGTGAGATGGTGTTACTGGTACATGGATACCGTGATAAGGCGGAGCAAGAGCTCCCTGATGATGCTCTACGCACTCTAGCGATTTTGACTAAAGAGTTGCCATTGAAAAAAGCGGCTGCTTTAGTGGCTGAAATTCACCAGTTGAAAAAGAATGCATTGTATAAATGGGGTTTGGATAATCTGGGCGAATAA
- the sspA gene encoding stringent starvation protein SspA: MAVAANKRSVMTLFSSASDMYSHQVRIVLAEKGVSFEVELVDESNLPAELIELNPYKTVPTLVDRELALYDSKIIMEYLDERFPHPPLMPVYPVARGNSRLMIYRIERNWYSLAEKVVNGSPDVAENARNKLRNDLLTLGPVFAEYEYFMSEEFSLIDCYLAPLLWRLPVLGIDLIGPGSKELKVYMNRVFERDSFLASLTEAEREMRLAR, encoded by the coding sequence ATGGCTGTAGCTGCCAACAAACGTTCTGTGATGACTCTGTTTTCAAGTGCATCTGACATGTATAGCCATCAGGTTCGCATTGTTCTAGCTGAAAAAGGCGTCAGTTTTGAAGTGGAGCTGGTTGATGAAAGCAACCTTCCTGCAGAGCTGATTGAGCTGAATCCTTATAAGACGGTTCCAACACTGGTTGATCGTGAGCTTGCGCTGTATGACTCAAAGATCATCATGGAATATCTGGATGAACGTTTCCCTCATCCACCGCTGATGCCTGTTTACCCAGTTGCACGTGGTAACAGCCGTTTAATGATCTACCGTATCGAAAGAAACTGGTATTCACTGGCGGAAAAAGTGGTGAATGGTTCACCTGACGTTGCAGAGAATGCACGTAATAAGCTGCGTAATGATTTATTGACGCTTGGTCCTGTATTTGCTGAGTATGAATACTTCATGAGTGAAGAGTTCAGCTTGATTGATTGCTACTTAGCGCCACTATTATGGCGTTTACCTGTTCTTGGCATTGATCTAATTGGTCCTGGTTCTAAAGAGTTGAAAGTGTATATGAATCGTGTATTTGAACGTGATTCATTCCTTGCTTCACTTACAGAAGCAGAGCGCGAGATGCGTCTGGCACGTTAA
- a CDS encoding penicillin-binding protein activator — translation MNHHQRRSVPRLLTPIALSIVLSACSTQPSSPDVVDITAQPLLTAQTYLMRADSTQGSQQNDWLIMALKAAIEENNPDQAQLLVMRLAKQPLTPTQQAQWQLLRAQLLMNAEQYQDALDQLNFQANWSLPQAQWQQYHQLRADIFTALDRSFDSTRELVALYAMASSKEQEALADQIWANLNHYSASKVIKLSAEPGEAELDGWLQLTIYMKTLGSDLPQLKNTLEKWLTENPQHPAAIYTPKAISDILALEIVKPVQTALLLPLTGKFAKQAEFIRDGFVFAMMNDPDRRPEATLTIIDTNAETLESVDAILTNKQIDFVVGPLIKSNIEKLQQFQQSRGQTIPTLALNIPDQIDPAAGTCYLALSPEQEVAQAAKHLFTQGYRYPLILAPQNSYGERVVEAFNEEWRRYSKNKVAVNLFGDKRQLQRNINSVFGLQDSQQNIAQMESLLGMGLESQPRSRRDIDAVYIVANSSELTLIKPFIEVAINPDTRPPKLFSNSNSNTGGRQYEDLSGVTYSDIPLLVHPTPSLKEQLTQIWPESSNAERRLQALGMDAYRLMVELPQMKIVEGYNIEGQTGVLSIDDQCVVQREISWAEYSVR, via the coding sequence ATGAACCACCATCAGCGACGCAGTGTACCACGCTTACTCACTCCGATTGCATTATCAATCGTGTTATCAGCTTGTTCGACTCAACCTTCGTCACCGGATGTGGTCGATATTACCGCTCAACCGCTCTTAACGGCCCAAACCTATTTGATGCGAGCCGACTCCACTCAAGGCTCTCAACAAAATGACTGGTTGATCATGGCGCTAAAAGCAGCCATTGAAGAAAACAATCCCGATCAGGCTCAACTATTAGTAATGCGACTTGCCAAACAGCCACTTACCCCTACTCAACAAGCACAATGGCAGTTACTGCGAGCTCAGTTACTAATGAATGCTGAGCAGTATCAAGACGCACTTGACCAACTTAATTTCCAAGCAAATTGGTCATTGCCACAAGCTCAATGGCAACAGTATCACCAGTTACGTGCAGATATCTTTACTGCGCTCGATCGCTCCTTTGATTCGACTCGAGAGTTGGTCGCTCTGTATGCCATGGCATCAAGCAAAGAACAAGAAGCCTTGGCCGATCAAATCTGGGCCAATTTAAACCACTACTCGGCAAGCAAAGTAATCAAGCTTTCTGCAGAGCCAGGCGAAGCTGAATTGGATGGTTGGTTGCAACTAACTATCTACATGAAAACACTGGGCAGTGATTTGCCTCAGTTAAAGAACACCTTGGAAAAATGGTTAACAGAAAATCCACAGCACCCCGCTGCGATTTATACCCCGAAAGCAATCTCAGATATTTTAGCGTTGGAAATCGTCAAACCAGTTCAAACCGCACTTTTACTTCCTTTAACGGGTAAGTTTGCCAAACAGGCTGAATTTATTCGGGATGGTTTTGTATTCGCAATGATGAACGATCCAGATCGCCGACCAGAAGCGACTCTTACCATTATTGATACCAATGCAGAAACCTTGGAATCTGTCGATGCCATCCTCACCAACAAACAGATCGATTTTGTTGTTGGTCCGCTGATTAAAAGTAACATCGAAAAGCTACAGCAATTCCAACAAAGCCGTGGCCAAACGATCCCAACGTTAGCACTCAACATCCCTGATCAAATTGATCCTGCAGCAGGAACATGCTACCTCGCCTTATCGCCAGAACAAGAAGTGGCACAAGCCGCTAAACATCTGTTTACTCAGGGCTATCGTTACCCACTGATCCTCGCACCACAAAATAGCTACGGTGAACGTGTGGTCGAAGCGTTTAATGAAGAATGGCGTCGCTACAGCAAGAATAAAGTGGCGGTAAACCTGTTTGGTGATAAACGCCAATTACAGCGCAACATCAACTCGGTTTTTGGCTTGCAAGATAGTCAACAAAACATTGCGCAAATGGAATCTTTGTTAGGCATGGGGCTGGAAAGCCAACCACGTAGTCGTCGTGATATTGATGCGGTGTATATCGTGGCCAATAGTTCAGAACTGACTTTGATCAAACCATTTATCGAAGTCGCGATTAACCCAGATACTCGTCCACCTAAACTGTTTTCTAACTCAAACAGCAATACAGGGGGTCGCCAATACGAAGACTTATCCGGTGTAACATACAGTGATATTCCTCTGCTTGTTCACCCAACACCAAGCCTTAAAGAGCAACTGACTCAAATCTGGCCTGAAAGCTCGAATGCAGAGCGTCGTTTGCAAGCACTAGGCATGGATGCTTATCGACTGATGGTGGAACTTCCACAGATGAAAATCGTCGAAGGATATAACATTGAAGGTCAGACCGGTGTACTGAGTATTGATGATCAGTGTGTAGTTCAGCGGGAAATCAGTTGGGCAGAGTATAGTGTTCGCTAA
- a CDS encoding YraN family protein, with the protein MVFANTRQQGSYYEQMAAEYLRRQGLTFITHNANYHLGELDLVMRDGTTLVFVEVRYRASTNHGHAAETITRSKQARLIKAANCWMLANKINSHSADFRFDIVAIHQAGQQIEWLKNAITEG; encoded by the coding sequence ATAGTGTTCGCTAACACTCGACAGCAAGGCAGTTACTATGAACAAATGGCGGCGGAGTATCTTCGCCGCCAAGGGCTCACCTTCATCACACATAATGCTAATTATCACCTCGGTGAATTGGATTTGGTGATGCGAGATGGGACCACCTTAGTCTTTGTAGAAGTGAGATACCGAGCCAGTACAAATCATGGTCACGCAGCTGAAACCATCACTCGATCCAAGCAAGCTCGCTTGATCAAAGCAGCGAATTGTTGGATGCTCGCTAACAAGATTAATAGTCACAGTGCGGATTTCCGATTTGATATTGTTGCCATTCACCAAGCAGGGCAACAGATCGAATGGTTAAAAAACGCTATTACTGAAGGATAA
- the hapR gene encoding quorum-sensing master transcriptional regulator HapR, with translation MDASIEKRPRTRLSPQKRKLQLMEIALEVFATRGIGRGGHADIAEIAQVSVATVFNYFPTREDLVDDVLNFVVRQYSNFLTDHIDLDLDVKSNLQTLCKEMVKLAMTDCHWLKVWFEWSASTRDEVWPLFVSTNRTNQLLIKNMFIKAMERGELCEKHDVENMASLFHGIFYSIFLQVNRLGEQEAVYKLVDSYLNMLCIYKN, from the coding sequence ATGGACGCATCAATCGAAAAACGCCCCCGGACTCGGCTATCACCTCAAAAACGCAAACTACAGTTAATGGAAATCGCATTAGAAGTGTTTGCAACACGTGGGATTGGCCGTGGTGGTCACGCTGACATCGCGGAGATTGCACAAGTCTCCGTTGCTACTGTCTTCAACTACTTCCCGACTCGAGAAGATCTGGTCGACGATGTACTCAACTTTGTGGTTCGCCAATATTCCAACTTCCTCACCGATCACATTGATCTGGATTTGGATGTTAAAAGCAACCTACAAACTCTGTGCAAAGAGATGGTGAAATTGGCGATGACCGATTGCCACTGGCTCAAAGTATGGTTTGAATGGAGTGCTTCAACACGGGATGAGGTATGGCCGCTGTTTGTTTCTACCAACCGCACCAATCAACTTCTGATCAAAAACATGTTCATTAAAGCCATGGAACGAGGTGAATTGTGTGAAAAACATGATGTAGAGAATATGGCAAGTCTGTTCCACGGTATCTTCTACTCCATCTTCCTACAAGTGAATCGCTTAGGCGAACAGGAAGCGGTGTACAAATTGGTCGATAGCTACCTCAATATGCTGTGTATCTATAAGAACTAG
- a CDS encoding phosphoheptose isomerase: MLDSIKDSFTESIQIQIAAAEALPDAIMHAAQAMVASLLNGHKILCCGNGGSSVNAQQFVSCLLNRFETERPSLPGMALTADNTTLTAVANDYHYQEIFSKQVRAFGQPGDILLAISTSGNSKNIIKAMEAAVTRDMTIIALTGKDGGEMAGLLGENDVEIRIPSHRTARIHEVHMVTLHCLCDLIDQVLFPAHEE, translated from the coding sequence ATGCTCGACAGCATTAAAGACAGTTTTACAGAAAGCATTCAAATTCAAATCGCAGCAGCTGAAGCACTGCCTGATGCCATAATGCATGCAGCACAAGCCATGGTTGCTAGCTTGCTCAACGGCCACAAAATTCTTTGCTGTGGCAACGGTGGCTCATCTGTCAATGCGCAACAATTTGTTTCTTGCCTTCTTAATCGCTTTGAAACCGAGCGCCCAAGCTTACCCGGAATGGCTCTTACTGCAGATAACACTACATTAACAGCGGTTGCTAACGACTATCACTATCAAGAAATCTTCTCTAAGCAAGTACGAGCTTTTGGCCAACCTGGAGATATCCTATTAGCCATTTCGACAAGTGGTAATAGCAAAAACATCATCAAAGCGATGGAAGCAGCCGTAACCCGCGATATGACCATCATTGCCTTAACCGGTAAAGATGGTGGAGAAATGGCCGGATTACTTGGCGAAAATGATGTAGAGATCCGTATACCATCACACCGCACTGCACGCATCCATGAAGTACATATGGTGACACTGCACTGTCTGTGCGATTTGATTGACCAAGTGTTATTCCCAGCTCATGAGGAATGA
- the rpsI gene encoding 30S ribosomal protein S9, which produces MAENQYYGTGRRKSSAARVFIKPGSGNIVINKRSLEEYFGRPTSCMVVKQPLELVDMVEKLDLYITVKGGGISGQAGAIRHGITRALMEYDESLRPVLRAAGYVTRDARRVERKKVGLRKARRRPQFSKR; this is translated from the coding sequence ATGGCAGAGAATCAATACTACGGCACTGGCCGTCGCAAAAGCTCAGCTGCTCGTGTTTTTATTAAACCAGGCAGCGGCAACATCGTAATCAACAAGCGTAGCCTTGAAGAGTATTTCGGTCGTCCAACTTCTTGCATGGTTGTTAAACAACCTCTAGAACTGGTTGACATGGTAGAAAAACTGGATCTGTACATCACTGTTAAAGGTGGTGGTATTTCTGGTCAAGCAGGTGCTATCCGTCACGGTATCACTCGCGCTCTGATGGAATACGATGAGTCTCTACGTCCTGTTCTACGTGCTGCTGGCTACGTTACTCGTGACGCTCGTCGCGTTGAACGTAAGAAAGTGGGTCTACGTAAAGCACGTCGTCGTCCACAGTTCTCTAAGCGTTAA
- the sspB gene encoding ClpXP protease specificity-enhancing factor, whose protein sequence is MDIGQMTPRRPYLLRAFYDWLLENELTPHLVVDAMLPGVKMPLEYVQDGQIILNVAPRAVGHLELGNEEVTFNARFGGRPHLVIVPIYAVQAIYARENGAGTMFEPEPAYLDMMEFSEELDSDAPLIEVENGLGNDHSGDEEAPRPKGKPSLRVVK, encoded by the coding sequence ATGGATATTGGTCAAATGACTCCGCGCCGACCTTATTTGTTACGCGCATTTTACGATTGGCTGTTGGAAAACGAACTTACACCACATTTAGTTGTGGATGCTATGCTTCCTGGTGTGAAAATGCCACTTGAATATGTTCAAGATGGTCAGATCATTCTTAATGTGGCACCACGTGCGGTGGGGCATTTAGAGCTCGGTAATGAGGAAGTGACATTTAATGCTCGCTTCGGTGGGCGTCCTCATTTAGTAATTGTACCGATTTATGCGGTACAAGCCATTTATGCTCGTGAAAATGGAGCTGGCACCATGTTTGAGCCTGAGCCTGCTTACCTCGATATGATGGAGTTTTCTGAAGAATTAGACTCAGATGCTCCTCTGATTGAAGTAGAGAATGGTTTAGGTAATGATCATTCTGGTGATGAAGAAGCGCCACGACCTAAAGGTAAGCCTAGTTTGCGAGTGGTTAAGTAA
- the petA gene encoding ubiquinol-cytochrome c reductase iron-sulfur subunit, translated as MSNAPLNQGRRRFLTATTAVVGGLGAVAVAVPFIKSWNPSAKAKAAGAPVEVDVSKLEEGQMVRVEWRGKPVWVVRRAQSVVDALKEHDNQLRDPSSQEEQQPNYAQNGYRSIKPEYFIAVGICTHLGCSPTYLPDSFSEQVQGVKSGFFCPCHGSKFDMAGRVFQGVPAPLNLVIPKHMYLTETKIVIGLDETGEA; from the coding sequence ATGAGTAATGCGCCTCTAAATCAAGGTCGCAGACGATTTCTTACTGCCACAACGGCTGTTGTCGGTGGGTTAGGAGCTGTCGCGGTCGCTGTACCTTTTATTAAATCATGGAATCCTAGTGCCAAGGCAAAAGCTGCCGGAGCCCCTGTCGAGGTTGATGTTAGCAAACTCGAAGAAGGGCAAATGGTTCGTGTTGAATGGCGTGGAAAGCCTGTTTGGGTAGTTCGTCGAGCACAGTCAGTGGTTGATGCTCTCAAAGAACATGATAACCAACTTCGTGATCCTTCTTCTCAAGAAGAACAACAGCCTAACTATGCTCAGAATGGTTATCGTTCTATTAAGCCAGAATACTTTATTGCCGTCGGTATCTGTACTCACCTTGGGTGCTCTCCAACTTATCTTCCTGACTCTTTCAGTGAGCAAGTTCAAGGGGTGAAATCAGGTTTCTTCTGTCCATGTCATGGCTCGAAGTTTGATATGGCAGGTCGCGTATTTCAAGGTGTTCCTGCTCCACTTAACTTGGTCATTCCAAAACATATGTATCTCACAGAGACCAAAATTGTCATCGGTCTTGATGAGACAGGGGAGGCATAA
- a CDS encoding cytochrome c1, which translates to MKKWIVVLFAMLPSLVMAAGANVHLDKANNDLTDQASLQNGAKLFMNYCFGCHSTQYQRYERVANDLGIPVDLMKDNLIFNPQTKIGELMENAIPDKSAAKWFGAPPPDLTLVARVRGSDWLYTYLRSFYTDPSRPFGVNNIVFPSVGMPHVLEELQGTPEPIFETKMVDGVEVQHVVGVKSRGNGELSEGEYNQAVRDLVNFLEYSGEPMKLERQNLGWWAMAFLVILTIVVVALKKEYWRDVH; encoded by the coding sequence ATGAAAAAATGGATTGTAGTTTTGTTTGCTATGCTGCCATCGCTGGTTATGGCTGCTGGGGCAAATGTGCATTTAGATAAAGCGAATAACGATTTAACTGATCAAGCATCGTTGCAAAATGGTGCCAAGCTATTTATGAACTATTGTTTTGGTTGCCACTCTACTCAGTATCAACGTTATGAGCGAGTAGCGAACGATCTCGGTATTCCCGTAGACTTGATGAAGGACAATCTTATTTTCAATCCTCAGACCAAAATCGGCGAATTGATGGAAAATGCGATTCCAGATAAATCTGCTGCGAAATGGTTTGGTGCGCCACCACCCGATTTAACACTGGTTGCACGTGTGCGTGGATCGGATTGGTTATACACCTATCTGCGCTCTTTCTATACTGACCCTTCACGGCCATTTGGTGTGAACAACATCGTTTTCCCAAGTGTAGGTATGCCGCATGTATTAGAAGAGCTTCAGGGGACACCAGAGCCTATTTTTGAGACAAAAATGGTTGATGGTGTTGAAGTTCAACATGTTGTTGGGGTTAAGTCTCGTGGTAATGGTGAACTGAGTGAAGGAGAATATAACCAAGCTGTGCGTGATTTAGTGAACTTCTTGGAATATTCCGGTGAGCCGATGAAGCTTGAGCGCCAAAACTTAGGCTGGTGGGCAATGGCTTTCCTAGTCATCCTCACTATCGTGGTTGTTGCGCTCAAGAAAGAGTATTGGCGTGATGTGCACTAA
- a CDS encoding cytochrome b, whose product MQALLDWVEKRLPAMNAYKKHLSEYPMPKNFNFWYLFGSLAMLVLVNQILTGIWLTMNYVPSGEGAFASVEYIMRDVEYGWLLRYMHSTGASAFFVVVYLHMFRGLIYGSYQKPRELLWLFGMLIFLVLMAEAFMGYLLPWGQMSYWGAQVIISLFGAIPVIGDDLTLWIRGDYVISGATLNRFFALHVIALPIVLLLLIVLHILALHEVGSNNPDGIDTKLPKGSMGDGYETQFKFHSYYTKKYDIIDSIPFHPYGTVKDLVGVAGFLFLFCYVLFFNPEMGGYFLEPPNFEAANPLKTPAHIAPVWYFTPFYAILRAVPDKLLGVIAMGASIVVLFLLPWLDRCKVRSYRYRSKLHLINIAQFTVCFIALGVLGALPATPTYTLLARIFSLGYFMFFVLLFIYSKNEATKPLPTRVTYK is encoded by the coding sequence ATGCAAGCTCTACTTGATTGGGTAGAAAAACGCCTACCGGCAATGAATGCGTATAAAAAGCACCTTTCTGAGTATCCAATGCCAAAGAACTTTAATTTTTGGTATCTGTTTGGTTCTCTGGCGATGTTGGTCTTAGTTAACCAAATCCTAACGGGTATCTGGTTAACGATGAATTATGTCCCTTCTGGTGAAGGAGCATTTGCTTCTGTTGAATATATCATGCGTGATGTTGAGTACGGTTGGTTGCTACGTTATATGCACTCAACGGGTGCATCAGCATTTTTCGTGGTGGTTTACCTGCATATGTTCCGTGGCTTGATTTACGGTTCATACCAGAAGCCTCGCGAACTATTGTGGCTTTTTGGTATGTTGATATTCCTCGTGCTGATGGCAGAAGCTTTTATGGGCTACTTGCTACCTTGGGGACAAATGTCTTACTGGGGCGCGCAGGTTATTATTTCACTATTTGGTGCAATTCCTGTTATCGGTGATGATTTAACACTATGGATTCGTGGCGACTACGTTATTTCTGGCGCAACATTGAACCGTTTCTTTGCGTTGCACGTGATCGCGTTGCCAATTGTGTTATTGCTGTTGATTGTATTACATATTTTGGCATTACATGAGGTCGGCTCAAACAACCCTGATGGTATTGATACAAAACTGCCGAAAGGTTCAATGGGGGACGGTTACGAAACGCAGTTCAAGTTTCATAGTTATTACACCAAAAAATACGACATTATCGACTCTATCCCGTTCCATCCTTATGGCACGGTGAAAGACTTAGTAGGTGTTGCTGGTTTCTTGTTCCTATTCTGCTATGTACTGTTCTTTAATCCAGAAATGGGTGGATACTTCCTTGAGCCGCCCAACTTTGAAGCGGCTAACCCGCTAAAAACGCCTGCTCATATTGCGCCTGTTTGGTATTTCACGCCGTTTTATGCGATTTTGCGTGCGGTTCCAGATAAGTTGTTGGGCGTTATTGCGATGGGAGCGTCAATAGTTGTTCTGTTCCTATTGCCTTGGTTAGATCGTTGTAAAGTGCGTTCTTATCGTTATCGTAGTAAGTTGCATCTCATTAACATTGCACAATTTACCGTTTGTTTCATTGCATTGGGTGTACTTGGGGCTTTACCTGCTACACCAACCTATACCTTACTGGCACGAATCTTTAGCTTGGGTTACTTCATGTTCTTTGTATTGCTTTTCATCTACAGCAAAAATGAAGCGACCAAGCCATTACCAACAAGGGTGACATACAAATGA